In a genomic window of Scyliorhinus torazame isolate Kashiwa2021f chromosome 5, sScyTor2.1, whole genome shotgun sequence:
- the LOC140420316 gene encoding uncharacterized protein has protein sequence MRLQLIVQRGEITRTMERPWKCEDCGKGFKGPYGLERHQCSHTGEKPFTCSDCGKGFTQLSRLQSHQRVHTGERSFTCSQCEKRFTQIGNLRRHERVHTGERPFTCSDCGKGFTQLSRLQSHQSVHTGERPFTCSQCEKGFTDISNLRRHERVHTGERPFTCSQCEKGFTDSGSLWRHERIHTGERPFTCSQCEKGFTDIGSLRRHERVHTGERPFTCSDCGKGFTRLSRLQSHQSVHAGERPFTCSQCEKGFTDISNLRRHERVHTGERPFTCSQCEKGFTDSGSLRRHERIHTGERPFTCSQCEKGFTDIGSLRRHERVHTGERPFTCSQCEKGFTDIGILRRHERVHTGERPFTCSQCEKGFIDIGILRRHERVHTGERPFTCSQCEKGFTDIGNLRRHERVHTGERPFICTVCDMGFTQLSSLLKHHVTHTKSRPFKCSDCWRGFKSSQRLMSHQRVHSEERPFSCSHCTKSFRTSSNLMKHERGHTGER, from the coding sequence atgaggcttcaactgatcgtccaacgcggtgagatcacccggaccatggagagaccatggaaatgtgaggattgtgggaagggattcaaaggcccgtatgggctggaaaggcatcaatgcagtcacactggagagaagccgttcacctgctctgactgtgggaagggattcactcagttatccagactgcagagccaccagagagttcacactggagaaaggtctttcacctgctctcagtgtgaaaagagattcactcagattggcaacctgcggagacacgaacgagttcacactggggagaggccgttcacctgctctgactgtgggaagggattcactcagttatccagactgcagagccaccagagtgttcacactggagagaggcctttcacctgctctcagtgtgaaaagggattcactgacattagcaacctgcggagacatgaacgagttcacactggagagaggcctttcacctgctctcagtgtgaaaagggattcactgatagTGGCAGCCTGTGGAGACAcgaacgcattcacactggagagagacctttcacctgctctcagtgtgaaaagggattcactgacattggcagcctgcggagacacgaacgagttcacactggggagaggccgttcacctgctctgactgtgggaagggattcactcggttatccagactgcagagccaccagagTGTTCacgctggagagaggcctttcacctgctctcagtgtgaaaagggattcactgacattagcaacctgcggagacatgaacgagttcacactggagagaggcctttcacctgctctcagtgtgaaaagggattcactgatagtggcagcctgcggagacacgaacgcattcacactggagagagacctttcacctgctctcagtgtgaaaagggattcactgacattggcagcctgcggagacacgaacgggttcacactggagagaggcctttcacctgctctcagtgtgaaaagggattcactgacattggcatccttcggagacacgaacgagttcacactggagagagaccgttcacctgctctcagtgtgaaaagggattcattgacattggcatccttcggagacacgaacgagttcacactggcgagaggcctttcacctgctctcagtgtgaaaagggattcactgacattggcaacctgcggagacacgaacgagttcacaccggggagaggccattcatctgcactgtgtgtgatatgggtttcactcaattatccagcctgctgaaacaccatgtcactcacaccaagagcaggccctttaaatgctctgactgctggaggggtttcaaaagctcacagcgactgatgtcccaccagcgcgttcactctgaggagagaccgttcagctgctctcactgcacaaagagctttagaacctcatccaacctgatgaaacacgagcgaggccaCACCGGGGAGAGatag